The following coding sequences are from one Triticum dicoccoides isolate Atlit2015 ecotype Zavitan chromosome 4A, WEW_v2.0, whole genome shotgun sequence window:
- the LOC119286574 gene encoding uncharacterized protein LOC119286574: MSNGSPPTSSSPSVCSRSWSISEDSLRRYVSYASESCIQELLAASDSGGAGRGGEGSGGGGEEDDGWQTLAYCNGVEIAKRRSGTGQMFRSRWLLYAVSPEQFMAVANAVDAAKQWESDLVDATYIKELGDDLSIIHLKFGDTSKRPGGLFRRRDLVVYERRQTMDDGTLVVAVASLPKEIAAGLLPRDSKGRSSVGRGLLLQSGWVVEKLLDDDGVESCIVTYVVQLDPAAGWLPRCIVSRLDNKLVTIIAKLKKLAQTTTCPSAPPAARSCNSEEN, encoded by the exons ATGAGCAATGGCAGCCCCCCCACATCCTCCTCCCCTTCGGTCTGCTCGAGGTCTTG GTCCATAAGTGAGGATTCTTTGAGGAGGTACGTGAGCTACGCTAGCGAGAGCTGCATCCAGGAGCTGCTCGCGGCGTCGGACTCCGGTGGCGCTGGACGGGGCGGGGAAGGAAGTGGAGGAGGCGGCGAGGAGGATGACGGGTGGCAGACGCTGGCGTACTGCAACGGCGTGGAGATAGCGAAGCGGCGGTCGGGGACAGGGCAGATGTTCCGGAGCCGGTGGCTGCTCTACGCCGTCTCGCCGGAGCAGTTCATGGCCGTCGCCAACGCCGTCGATGCCGCAAAG CAGTGGGAGTCTGACCTGGTCGACGCGACATACATCAAGGAGCTGGGCGACGACCTGAGCATCATCCACCTCAAGTTCGGCGACACCTCCAAGCGGCCGGGCGGCCTCTTCCGCCGCCGAGACCTCGTCGTGTACGAGCGGCGCCAGACCATGGACGACGGCACGCTGGTGGTGGCCGTGGCGTCGCTGCCCAAGGAGATCGCGGCGGGCCTTCTGCCGCGGGACTCCAAGGGCCGGAGCTCTGTCGGCCGGGGCCTGCTCCTGCAGTCCGGGTGGGTCGTCGAGAAGCTCCTTGACGACGACGGCGTCGAGTCGTGCATCGTGACCTACGTGGTGCAGCTTGACCCGGCGGCGGGGTGGCTGCCCCGGTGCATCGTCAGCCGGCTCGACAACAAGCTGGTCACCATCATCGCCAAGCTCAAGAAGCTGGCGCAGACCACTACGTGCCCGTCAGCACCACCAGCCGCCCGTAGTTGCAACTCCGAGGAGAATTAA